Proteins encoded together in one Deltaproteobacteria bacterium GWC2_65_14 window:
- a CDS encoding preprotein translocase subunit TatA produces MFGLGLPELLIILVIVVLLFGAGRLPQIGSGIGEGIRNFKKSMKDKNEIDVTPEKPGEEGKTK; encoded by the coding sequence ATGTTCGGACTCGGGTTACCGGAGCTTCTGATCATTCTCGTGATCGTGGTTCTCCTGTTCGGGGCGGGGAGGCTTCCGCAGATCGGCTCCGGCATCGGAGAGGGAATCCGGAACTTCAAGAAGTCGATGAAGGACAAGAACGAGATCGACGTGACCCCGGAAAAACCGGGGGAAGAGGGCAAGACGAAGTAG